From the Meleagris gallopavo isolate NT-WF06-2002-E0010 breed Aviagen turkey brand Nicholas breeding stock chromosome 19, Turkey_5.1, whole genome shotgun sequence genome, one window contains:
- the TSC1 gene encoding hamartin isoform X2, whose protein sequence is MAQQGNVGELLSMLDSPILGVLEDITAAFKDNLICDRGPMLVNSLVDYYLETNSQQALHILSTLQEPHDKHLLDKINEYMGKAATRLPTLSLLGHVIRRQPSWKHKLSQAPLLLSLLKCLKTDTDVVVLTTGVLVLITMLPMIPQSGKQYLHDFFGIFGRLSAWCLQNPGHVAEIYLVHLHASVYALFHRLYGMYPCNFVSFLRSHYSMKENLETFEEVVKPMMEHVRIHPELVTGSKDHELDPRRWKRLETHDVVIECAKISLDPAEASYEDGYYSASRKSCTNLKHHQTDPSASHYTDTQSSYGTSTPYSTPRLTLSQLPGQLPQILSPQSIKLSTEPQQVTIWSPSAVCGMTTPPTSPGIVPSESSQSASQPYSKAFGTSAVGKGTPLGTPATSPPPCTSDDFVHVSLPSAAATPPKKEDKPDSGRPSLYRQQNVISSDKSLDTSGSKSSVTLSDLPEFLGGLSFEDSAEKDREEDAISKEISEITTDAEHMVPRGGFDSPFYHTNENLSGSQKKTHSVVSSVQGHSLTSEPLISSLDKPGPESALETPKQTFTPIDKPCGGSGESPAGNREGTSGETSILTPSPCKASAQGRAVFGSGQPPLYEHLFEVALPKTAYLFVGKKTEELLKKAKGTQDKDCMSSTSPVEVLDRLIQQGADAHTKELNKLSLPSKSADWTHFGGSPPSDEIHTLRNQLLLLHNQLLYERFKRQQHALRNRRLLRKVIKATALEEHNAAMKDQLKLQEKEIQALKLSLQKEQARYHQFQEEHESIVAQLHSQIRQLQHDREEFYNQSQELQTKLEDCRNMIADLRLELKKANNKVCHTELLLSQVSQKLSNSESVQQQMEFLNRQLLVLGEVNELYLEQLQHKHTDTTKVEMLHAAFRKELEKAKLCVQQQSQRLDASQKRIAELESQLSKKDHLFLEQKKYLEDVKIKARGQLQAVESRYRAQKRITQAFELEILNLFGRLENSPLKKLEDEKTEAAEAAEERLDCGNEGCADTVAGYSEETIDRNGETKPPSTRGSSSSKGGSNSELSTPEKKQSQRFSSRWETSMLREPSTTVPLTVGSLPSSKSFLGMKSRELFRNKSESQCDEHGVTINSLSDTLKTELCKDPSMEMKAPPSPDNLSLSPKIQESSVGQLHIMDYNETHHDHS, encoded by the exons ATGGCTCAGCAAGGGAATGTTGGTGAGCTCCTCTCAATGCTGGATTCTCCAATTCTGGGTGTTCTGGAAGACATAACAGCTGCATTCAAAGATAATCTCATCTGTG aCCGCGGACCTATGCTTGTGAACAGCCTGGTAGACTATTACTTGGAAACCAACTCTCAGCAGGCACTGCATATACTGTCCACATTGCAGGAGCCTCATGacaag CACCTTCTGGacaaaattaatgaatataTGGGCAAAGCTGCTACTCGTTTACCCACTCTCTCCCTGCTGGGACATGTGATAAGACGACAACCATCGTGGAAACATAAGCTTTCTCAAGCACCTCTCCTACTCTCATTGCTTAAATGTCTCAAG ACTGACACAGATGTAGTAGTACTCACCACAGGTGTCCTAGTGCTAATAACCATGTTGCCAATGATTCCTCAGTCTGGCAAACAGTACCTCCATGATTTCTTTGGTATCTTTGGGCGTCTCTCAGCCTGGTGCTTGCAGAATCCAG GTCACGTGGCAGAGATTTATCTTGTCCATCTTCATGCCAGTGTTTATGCTCTCTTTCATCGGCTTTATGGAATGTATCCTTGCAATTTTGTCTCCTTTCTGCGTTCTCACTACAGTATGAAGGAAAACTTGGAGACCTTTGAAGAGGTAGTCAAG CCAATGATGGAACATGTGCGAATTCATCCAGAATTAGTGACTGGATCTAAGGACCACGAACTGGACCCACGAAG GTGGAAAAGACTAGAAACTCATGATGTTGTGATAGAATGTGCCAAAATCTCCCTGGACCCTGCAGAAGCCTCATATGAAGATGGCTATTACTCTGCGTCTCGGAAATCCTGTACAAACTTAAAACATCATCAAACTGACCCCAGTGCCAGCCATTACACTGACACACAGAGCAGCTATG ggaCATCTACCCCATATTCCACTCCTCGACTAACACTATCACAACTGCCAGGGCAGCTACCTCAGATTCTGAGCCCGCAGTCAATAAAGCTGTCAACTGAGCCACAGCAG GTTACCATCTGGAGTCCTTCTGCAGTTTGTGGTATGACcactccaccaacctcccctGGAATTGTCCCATCAGAGTCATCCCAGTCAGCATCGCAACCTTACAGCAAAGCTTTTGGCACATCTG CAGTGGGGAAGGGAACACCTTTGGGGACACCAGCCACATCTCCTCCACCCTGCACTTCAGATGACTTTGTGCATGTCTCacttccttcagctgctgccacACCTCCTAAAAAG GAGGACAAACCAGATTCTGGGAGGCCTTCACTGTACCGACAGCAAAATGTCATAAGCAGCGATAAATCATTGG acACATCTGGTAGTAAAAGTTCAGTAACCTTAAGTGATCTTCCAGAGTTTTTAGGCGGTTTGTCTTTTGAAGATAGTGCTGAAAAGGACAGAGAAGAAG ATGCAATATCTAAAGAGATCTCCGAGATCACAACTGATGCTGAACACATGGTGCCTAGAGGAGGATTTGACTCTCCATTTTACCACACAAATGAAAATCTGTCAGGTTCTCAGAAGAAGACCCACTCAGTAGTCTCTAGTGTTCAGGGACACAGTCTGACCTCTGAGCCTTTAATATCTTCTCTGGACAAGCCTGGGCCTGAGAGTGCACTGGAGACACCCAAACAAACATTTACTCCCATAGACAAGCCCTGCGGAGGCTCTGGTGAAAGCCCTGCTGGTAACAGGGAAGGAACCTCGGGGGAGACGAGTATTCTCACTCCCAGCCCTTGCAAAGCATCAGCACAAGGAAGAGCAGTGTTTGGGAGTGGACAGCCTCCCCTGTATGAGCACCTTTTTGAGGTTGCGTTACCAAAGACTGCCTACCTCTTTGTTGGCAAGAAGACTGAGGAGCTGCTAAAGAAAGCCAAGGGAACCCAGGATAAAGACTGCATGTCCTCTACTTCTCCTGTGGAAGTACTGGATAGACTGATACAGCAAGGGGCAGATGCACACACTAAGGAACTGAACAA attgTCTCTGCCAAGCAAATCTGCTGACTGGACTCACTTTGGAG GTTCTCCCCCTTCAGATGAGATTCACACCCTGCGTAACCAATTGCTATTGCTGCACAACCAGTTGCTGTACGAACGCTTCAAAAGACAGCAGCATGCCCTCCGGAACCGGCGGCTCTTGAGAAAAGTGATTAAAGCCACAGCACTGGAGGAACACAACGCTGCCATG AAAGATCAGCTGaaattacaggaaaaagaaatccaggcCTTGAAACTGAGTCTGCAGAAAGAACAGGCCAGGTACCACCAGTTTCAGGAGGAGCATGAAAGTATAGTGGCTCAGCTTCACAGCCAGATCAGACAGCTGCAACATGACCGTGAGGAATTCTACAACCAGAGCCAGGAATTGCAG ACCAAGCTGGAAGACTGCAGGAACATGATTGCAGATCTGAGGTTAGAATTGAAAAAGGCTAACAACAAAGTCTGTCACACAGAACTGCTTCTTAGCCAAGTTTCTCAAAAG ctTTCCAACAGTGAATCAGTGCAACAGCAGATGGAGTTCTTGAACAGACAACTTCTGGTTCTTGGAGAGGTCAATGAGTTGTacctggagcagctgcagcataAGCACACAGACACTACAAAG GTTGAAATGTTGCATGCTGCTTTTCGAAAGGAACTGGAGAAAGCAAAATTGTGTGTTCAGCAGCAAAGCCAAAGGCTCGATGCTTCTCAGAAACGAATAGCTGAACTGGAATCTCAGCTTTCTAAAAAGGACCACCTCTTCTTGGAGCAAAAGAAATACCTGGAGGATGTCAAAATCAAAGCAAG AGGTCAGTTGCAAGCAGTTGAAAGTAGATACAGGGCCCAGAAAAGAATCACCCAGGCGTTTGAGCTGGAGATCTTGAACCTGTTTGGCCGACTGGAGAACAGCCCACTGAAAAAACTTGAAGATGAAAAAACTGAAGCagctgaagcagcagaagaaag GCTGGATTGTGGTAACGAAGGTTGTGCGGATACTGTGGCAGGATACAGTGAAGAAACCATTGATAGAAATGGAGAAACCAAACCTCCCAGCACTCGAGGTAGCAGTAGCAGTAAAGGTGGCAGCAACAGTGAGCTCTCCaccccagaaaaaaaacagagccaGAGATTCAGCAGTCGCTGGGAGACCTCCATGTTGCGGGAGCCCTCCACTACTGTCCCACTGACTGTAGGTTCACTCCCCAGCTCCAAGAGCTTCCTTGGTATGAAGTCACGAGAGTTGTTTCGCAACAAGAGTGAGAGCCAGTGTGATGAGCATGGTGTAACCATCAACAGCCTTTCTGATACTCTAAAGACTGAACTATGTAAAGATCCAAGCATGGAGATGAAGGCTCCTCCAAGCCCCGATAACCTTAGCCTCTCACCTAAGATCCAGGAAAGCAGTGTTGGACAGCTTCATATCATGGACTACAACGAAACTCATCATGACCACAGTTAA
- the TSC1 gene encoding hamartin isoform X3 gives MAQQGNVGELLSMLDSPILGVLEDITAAFKDNLICDRGPMLVNSLVDYYLETNSQQALHILSTLQEPHDKHLLDKINEYMGKAATRLPTLSLLGHVIRRQPSWKHKLSQAPLLLSLLKCLKTDTDVVVLTTGVLVLITMLPMIPQSGKQYLHDFFGIFGRLSAWCLQNPGHVAEIYLVHLHASVYALFHRLYGMYPCNFVSFLRSHYSMKENLETFEEVVKPMMEHVRIHPELVTGSKDHELDPRRWKRLETHDVVIECAKISLDPAEASYEDGYYSASRKSCTNLKHHQTDPSASHYTDTQSSYGTSTPYSTPRLTLSQLPGQLPQILSPQSIKLSTEPQQVTIWSPSAVCGMTTPPTSPGIVPSESSQSASQPYSKAFGTSAVGKGTPLGTPATSPPPCTSDDFVHVSLPSAAATPPKKEDKPDSGRPSLYRQQNVISSDKSLDTSGSKSSVTLSDLPEFLGGLSFEDSAEKDREEDAISKEISEITTDAEHMVPRGGFDSPFYHTNENLSGSQKKTHSVVSSVQGHSLTSEPLISSLDKPGPESALETPKQTFTPIDKPCGGSGESPAGNREGTSGETSILTPSPCKASAQGRAVFGSGQPPLYEHLFEVALPKTAYLFVGKKTEELLKKAKGTQDKDCMSSTSPVEVLDRLIQQGADAHTKELNKLSLPSKSADWTHFGDEIHTLRNQLLLLHNQLLYERFKRQQHALRNRRLLRKVIKATALEEHNAAMKDQLKLQEKEIQALKLSLQKEQARYHQFQEEHESIVAQLHSQIRQLQHDREEFYNQSQELQTKLEDCRNMIADLRLELKKANNKVCHTELLLSQVSQKLSNSESVQQQMEFLNRQLLVLGEVNELYLEQLQHKHTDTTKEVEMLHAAFRKELEKAKLCVQQQSQRLDASQKRIAELESQLSKKDHLFLEQKKYLEDVKIKARGQLQAVESRYRAQKRITQAFELEILNLFGRLENSPLKKLEDEKTEAAEAAEERLDCGNEGCADTVAGYSEETIDRNGETKPPSTRGSSSSKGGSNSELSTPEKKQSQRFSSRWETSMLREPSTTVPLTVGSLPSSKSFLGMKSRELFRNKSESQCDEHGVTINSLSDTLKTELCKDPSMEMKAPPSPDNLSLSPKIQESSVGQLHIMDYNETHHDHS, from the exons ATGGCTCAGCAAGGGAATGTTGGTGAGCTCCTCTCAATGCTGGATTCTCCAATTCTGGGTGTTCTGGAAGACATAACAGCTGCATTCAAAGATAATCTCATCTGTG aCCGCGGACCTATGCTTGTGAACAGCCTGGTAGACTATTACTTGGAAACCAACTCTCAGCAGGCACTGCATATACTGTCCACATTGCAGGAGCCTCATGacaag CACCTTCTGGacaaaattaatgaatataTGGGCAAAGCTGCTACTCGTTTACCCACTCTCTCCCTGCTGGGACATGTGATAAGACGACAACCATCGTGGAAACATAAGCTTTCTCAAGCACCTCTCCTACTCTCATTGCTTAAATGTCTCAAG ACTGACACAGATGTAGTAGTACTCACCACAGGTGTCCTAGTGCTAATAACCATGTTGCCAATGATTCCTCAGTCTGGCAAACAGTACCTCCATGATTTCTTTGGTATCTTTGGGCGTCTCTCAGCCTGGTGCTTGCAGAATCCAG GTCACGTGGCAGAGATTTATCTTGTCCATCTTCATGCCAGTGTTTATGCTCTCTTTCATCGGCTTTATGGAATGTATCCTTGCAATTTTGTCTCCTTTCTGCGTTCTCACTACAGTATGAAGGAAAACTTGGAGACCTTTGAAGAGGTAGTCAAG CCAATGATGGAACATGTGCGAATTCATCCAGAATTAGTGACTGGATCTAAGGACCACGAACTGGACCCACGAAG GTGGAAAAGACTAGAAACTCATGATGTTGTGATAGAATGTGCCAAAATCTCCCTGGACCCTGCAGAAGCCTCATATGAAGATGGCTATTACTCTGCGTCTCGGAAATCCTGTACAAACTTAAAACATCATCAAACTGACCCCAGTGCCAGCCATTACACTGACACACAGAGCAGCTATG ggaCATCTACCCCATATTCCACTCCTCGACTAACACTATCACAACTGCCAGGGCAGCTACCTCAGATTCTGAGCCCGCAGTCAATAAAGCTGTCAACTGAGCCACAGCAG GTTACCATCTGGAGTCCTTCTGCAGTTTGTGGTATGACcactccaccaacctcccctGGAATTGTCCCATCAGAGTCATCCCAGTCAGCATCGCAACCTTACAGCAAAGCTTTTGGCACATCTG CAGTGGGGAAGGGAACACCTTTGGGGACACCAGCCACATCTCCTCCACCCTGCACTTCAGATGACTTTGTGCATGTCTCacttccttcagctgctgccacACCTCCTAAAAAG GAGGACAAACCAGATTCTGGGAGGCCTTCACTGTACCGACAGCAAAATGTCATAAGCAGCGATAAATCATTGG acACATCTGGTAGTAAAAGTTCAGTAACCTTAAGTGATCTTCCAGAGTTTTTAGGCGGTTTGTCTTTTGAAGATAGTGCTGAAAAGGACAGAGAAGAAG ATGCAATATCTAAAGAGATCTCCGAGATCACAACTGATGCTGAACACATGGTGCCTAGAGGAGGATTTGACTCTCCATTTTACCACACAAATGAAAATCTGTCAGGTTCTCAGAAGAAGACCCACTCAGTAGTCTCTAGTGTTCAGGGACACAGTCTGACCTCTGAGCCTTTAATATCTTCTCTGGACAAGCCTGGGCCTGAGAGTGCACTGGAGACACCCAAACAAACATTTACTCCCATAGACAAGCCCTGCGGAGGCTCTGGTGAAAGCCCTGCTGGTAACAGGGAAGGAACCTCGGGGGAGACGAGTATTCTCACTCCCAGCCCTTGCAAAGCATCAGCACAAGGAAGAGCAGTGTTTGGGAGTGGACAGCCTCCCCTGTATGAGCACCTTTTTGAGGTTGCGTTACCAAAGACTGCCTACCTCTTTGTTGGCAAGAAGACTGAGGAGCTGCTAAAGAAAGCCAAGGGAACCCAGGATAAAGACTGCATGTCCTCTACTTCTCCTGTGGAAGTACTGGATAGACTGATACAGCAAGGGGCAGATGCACACACTAAGGAACTGAACAA attgTCTCTGCCAAGCAAATCTGCTGACTGGACTCACTTTGGAG ATGAGATTCACACCCTGCGTAACCAATTGCTATTGCTGCACAACCAGTTGCTGTACGAACGCTTCAAAAGACAGCAGCATGCCCTCCGGAACCGGCGGCTCTTGAGAAAAGTGATTAAAGCCACAGCACTGGAGGAACACAACGCTGCCATG AAAGATCAGCTGaaattacaggaaaaagaaatccaggcCTTGAAACTGAGTCTGCAGAAAGAACAGGCCAGGTACCACCAGTTTCAGGAGGAGCATGAAAGTATAGTGGCTCAGCTTCACAGCCAGATCAGACAGCTGCAACATGACCGTGAGGAATTCTACAACCAGAGCCAGGAATTGCAG ACCAAGCTGGAAGACTGCAGGAACATGATTGCAGATCTGAGGTTAGAATTGAAAAAGGCTAACAACAAAGTCTGTCACACAGAACTGCTTCTTAGCCAAGTTTCTCAAAAG ctTTCCAACAGTGAATCAGTGCAACAGCAGATGGAGTTCTTGAACAGACAACTTCTGGTTCTTGGAGAGGTCAATGAGTTGTacctggagcagctgcagcataAGCACACAGACACTACAAAG GAGGTTGAAATGTTGCATGCTGCTTTTCGAAAGGAACTGGAGAAAGCAAAATTGTGTGTTCAGCAGCAAAGCCAAAGGCTCGATGCTTCTCAGAAACGAATAGCTGAACTGGAATCTCAGCTTTCTAAAAAGGACCACCTCTTCTTGGAGCAAAAGAAATACCTGGAGGATGTCAAAATCAAAGCAAG AGGTCAGTTGCAAGCAGTTGAAAGTAGATACAGGGCCCAGAAAAGAATCACCCAGGCGTTTGAGCTGGAGATCTTGAACCTGTTTGGCCGACTGGAGAACAGCCCACTGAAAAAACTTGAAGATGAAAAAACTGAAGCagctgaagcagcagaagaaag GCTGGATTGTGGTAACGAAGGTTGTGCGGATACTGTGGCAGGATACAGTGAAGAAACCATTGATAGAAATGGAGAAACCAAACCTCCCAGCACTCGAGGTAGCAGTAGCAGTAAAGGTGGCAGCAACAGTGAGCTCTCCaccccagaaaaaaaacagagccaGAGATTCAGCAGTCGCTGGGAGACCTCCATGTTGCGGGAGCCCTCCACTACTGTCCCACTGACTGTAGGTTCACTCCCCAGCTCCAAGAGCTTCCTTGGTATGAAGTCACGAGAGTTGTTTCGCAACAAGAGTGAGAGCCAGTGTGATGAGCATGGTGTAACCATCAACAGCCTTTCTGATACTCTAAAGACTGAACTATGTAAAGATCCAAGCATGGAGATGAAGGCTCCTCCAAGCCCCGATAACCTTAGCCTCTCACCTAAGATCCAGGAAAGCAGTGTTGGACAGCTTCATATCATGGACTACAACGAAACTCATCATGACCACAGTTAA
- the TSC1 gene encoding hamartin isoform X1, protein MAQQGNVGELLSMLDSPILGVLEDITAAFKDNLICDRGPMLVNSLVDYYLETNSQQALHILSTLQEPHDKHLLDKINEYMGKAATRLPTLSLLGHVIRRQPSWKHKLSQAPLLLSLLKCLKTDTDVVVLTTGVLVLITMLPMIPQSGKQYLHDFFGIFGRLSAWCLQNPGHVAEIYLVHLHASVYALFHRLYGMYPCNFVSFLRSHYSMKENLETFEEVVKPMMEHVRIHPELVTGSKDHELDPRRWKRLETHDVVIECAKISLDPAEASYEDGYYSASRKSCTNLKHHQTDPSASHYTDTQSSYGTSTPYSTPRLTLSQLPGQLPQILSPQSIKLSTEPQQVTIWSPSAVCGMTTPPTSPGIVPSESSQSASQPYSKAFGTSAVGKGTPLGTPATSPPPCTSDDFVHVSLPSAAATPPKKEDKPDSGRPSLYRQQNVISSDKSLDTSGSKSSVTLSDLPEFLGGLSFEDSAEKDREEDAISKEISEITTDAEHMVPRGGFDSPFYHTNENLSGSQKKTHSVVSSVQGHSLTSEPLISSLDKPGPESALETPKQTFTPIDKPCGGSGESPAGNREGTSGETSILTPSPCKASAQGRAVFGSGQPPLYEHLFEVALPKTAYLFVGKKTEELLKKAKGTQDKDCMSSTSPVEVLDRLIQQGADAHTKELNKLSLPSKSADWTHFGGSPPSDEIHTLRNQLLLLHNQLLYERFKRQQHALRNRRLLRKVIKATALEEHNAAMKDQLKLQEKEIQALKLSLQKEQARYHQFQEEHESIVAQLHSQIRQLQHDREEFYNQSQELQTKLEDCRNMIADLRLELKKANNKVCHTELLLSQVSQKLSNSESVQQQMEFLNRQLLVLGEVNELYLEQLQHKHTDTTKEVEMLHAAFRKELEKAKLCVQQQSQRLDASQKRIAELESQLSKKDHLFLEQKKYLEDVKIKARGQLQAVESRYRAQKRITQAFELEILNLFGRLENSPLKKLEDEKTEAAEAAEERLDCGNEGCADTVAGYSEETIDRNGETKPPSTRGSSSSKGGSNSELSTPEKKQSQRFSSRWETSMLREPSTTVPLTVGSLPSSKSFLGMKSRELFRNKSESQCDEHGVTINSLSDTLKTELCKDPSMEMKAPPSPDNLSLSPKIQESSVGQLHIMDYNETHHDHS, encoded by the exons ATGGCTCAGCAAGGGAATGTTGGTGAGCTCCTCTCAATGCTGGATTCTCCAATTCTGGGTGTTCTGGAAGACATAACAGCTGCATTCAAAGATAATCTCATCTGTG aCCGCGGACCTATGCTTGTGAACAGCCTGGTAGACTATTACTTGGAAACCAACTCTCAGCAGGCACTGCATATACTGTCCACATTGCAGGAGCCTCATGacaag CACCTTCTGGacaaaattaatgaatataTGGGCAAAGCTGCTACTCGTTTACCCACTCTCTCCCTGCTGGGACATGTGATAAGACGACAACCATCGTGGAAACATAAGCTTTCTCAAGCACCTCTCCTACTCTCATTGCTTAAATGTCTCAAG ACTGACACAGATGTAGTAGTACTCACCACAGGTGTCCTAGTGCTAATAACCATGTTGCCAATGATTCCTCAGTCTGGCAAACAGTACCTCCATGATTTCTTTGGTATCTTTGGGCGTCTCTCAGCCTGGTGCTTGCAGAATCCAG GTCACGTGGCAGAGATTTATCTTGTCCATCTTCATGCCAGTGTTTATGCTCTCTTTCATCGGCTTTATGGAATGTATCCTTGCAATTTTGTCTCCTTTCTGCGTTCTCACTACAGTATGAAGGAAAACTTGGAGACCTTTGAAGAGGTAGTCAAG CCAATGATGGAACATGTGCGAATTCATCCAGAATTAGTGACTGGATCTAAGGACCACGAACTGGACCCACGAAG GTGGAAAAGACTAGAAACTCATGATGTTGTGATAGAATGTGCCAAAATCTCCCTGGACCCTGCAGAAGCCTCATATGAAGATGGCTATTACTCTGCGTCTCGGAAATCCTGTACAAACTTAAAACATCATCAAACTGACCCCAGTGCCAGCCATTACACTGACACACAGAGCAGCTATG ggaCATCTACCCCATATTCCACTCCTCGACTAACACTATCACAACTGCCAGGGCAGCTACCTCAGATTCTGAGCCCGCAGTCAATAAAGCTGTCAACTGAGCCACAGCAG GTTACCATCTGGAGTCCTTCTGCAGTTTGTGGTATGACcactccaccaacctcccctGGAATTGTCCCATCAGAGTCATCCCAGTCAGCATCGCAACCTTACAGCAAAGCTTTTGGCACATCTG CAGTGGGGAAGGGAACACCTTTGGGGACACCAGCCACATCTCCTCCACCCTGCACTTCAGATGACTTTGTGCATGTCTCacttccttcagctgctgccacACCTCCTAAAAAG GAGGACAAACCAGATTCTGGGAGGCCTTCACTGTACCGACAGCAAAATGTCATAAGCAGCGATAAATCATTGG acACATCTGGTAGTAAAAGTTCAGTAACCTTAAGTGATCTTCCAGAGTTTTTAGGCGGTTTGTCTTTTGAAGATAGTGCTGAAAAGGACAGAGAAGAAG ATGCAATATCTAAAGAGATCTCCGAGATCACAACTGATGCTGAACACATGGTGCCTAGAGGAGGATTTGACTCTCCATTTTACCACACAAATGAAAATCTGTCAGGTTCTCAGAAGAAGACCCACTCAGTAGTCTCTAGTGTTCAGGGACACAGTCTGACCTCTGAGCCTTTAATATCTTCTCTGGACAAGCCTGGGCCTGAGAGTGCACTGGAGACACCCAAACAAACATTTACTCCCATAGACAAGCCCTGCGGAGGCTCTGGTGAAAGCCCTGCTGGTAACAGGGAAGGAACCTCGGGGGAGACGAGTATTCTCACTCCCAGCCCTTGCAAAGCATCAGCACAAGGAAGAGCAGTGTTTGGGAGTGGACAGCCTCCCCTGTATGAGCACCTTTTTGAGGTTGCGTTACCAAAGACTGCCTACCTCTTTGTTGGCAAGAAGACTGAGGAGCTGCTAAAGAAAGCCAAGGGAACCCAGGATAAAGACTGCATGTCCTCTACTTCTCCTGTGGAAGTACTGGATAGACTGATACAGCAAGGGGCAGATGCACACACTAAGGAACTGAACAA attgTCTCTGCCAAGCAAATCTGCTGACTGGACTCACTTTGGAG GTTCTCCCCCTTCAGATGAGATTCACACCCTGCGTAACCAATTGCTATTGCTGCACAACCAGTTGCTGTACGAACGCTTCAAAAGACAGCAGCATGCCCTCCGGAACCGGCGGCTCTTGAGAAAAGTGATTAAAGCCACAGCACTGGAGGAACACAACGCTGCCATG AAAGATCAGCTGaaattacaggaaaaagaaatccaggcCTTGAAACTGAGTCTGCAGAAAGAACAGGCCAGGTACCACCAGTTTCAGGAGGAGCATGAAAGTATAGTGGCTCAGCTTCACAGCCAGATCAGACAGCTGCAACATGACCGTGAGGAATTCTACAACCAGAGCCAGGAATTGCAG ACCAAGCTGGAAGACTGCAGGAACATGATTGCAGATCTGAGGTTAGAATTGAAAAAGGCTAACAACAAAGTCTGTCACACAGAACTGCTTCTTAGCCAAGTTTCTCAAAAG ctTTCCAACAGTGAATCAGTGCAACAGCAGATGGAGTTCTTGAACAGACAACTTCTGGTTCTTGGAGAGGTCAATGAGTTGTacctggagcagctgcagcataAGCACACAGACACTACAAAG GAGGTTGAAATGTTGCATGCTGCTTTTCGAAAGGAACTGGAGAAAGCAAAATTGTGTGTTCAGCAGCAAAGCCAAAGGCTCGATGCTTCTCAGAAACGAATAGCTGAACTGGAATCTCAGCTTTCTAAAAAGGACCACCTCTTCTTGGAGCAAAAGAAATACCTGGAGGATGTCAAAATCAAAGCAAG AGGTCAGTTGCAAGCAGTTGAAAGTAGATACAGGGCCCAGAAAAGAATCACCCAGGCGTTTGAGCTGGAGATCTTGAACCTGTTTGGCCGACTGGAGAACAGCCCACTGAAAAAACTTGAAGATGAAAAAACTGAAGCagctgaagcagcagaagaaag GCTGGATTGTGGTAACGAAGGTTGTGCGGATACTGTGGCAGGATACAGTGAAGAAACCATTGATAGAAATGGAGAAACCAAACCTCCCAGCACTCGAGGTAGCAGTAGCAGTAAAGGTGGCAGCAACAGTGAGCTCTCCaccccagaaaaaaaacagagccaGAGATTCAGCAGTCGCTGGGAGACCTCCATGTTGCGGGAGCCCTCCACTACTGTCCCACTGACTGTAGGTTCACTCCCCAGCTCCAAGAGCTTCCTTGGTATGAAGTCACGAGAGTTGTTTCGCAACAAGAGTGAGAGCCAGTGTGATGAGCATGGTGTAACCATCAACAGCCTTTCTGATACTCTAAAGACTGAACTATGTAAAGATCCAAGCATGGAGATGAAGGCTCCTCCAAGCCCCGATAACCTTAGCCTCTCACCTAAGATCCAGGAAAGCAGTGTTGGACAGCTTCATATCATGGACTACAACGAAACTCATCATGACCACAGTTAA